In Rhodocyclaceae bacterium, the sequence CGGCCGGTATGCTGTCGCGGGTGGTGCCCGGCAGGTCGAAAACGAGCATCCGCTCCTCGCCGAGCAGGGCGTTGGCGAGTGTCGACTTTCCCACGTTCGGCCGGCCGACGATCGCGATGCGCGGCGCCTGCGGTGCTTCCGGTTCGGAAGAGAGCGGCTCCGGCTCATCCTCGGGGAACCGCGCCAGCACGTCGGCCAGCAGGTCACCGACGCCCTCGCCGTGTGCCGACGAGATCGTCCATGGCGAACCCATGCCTAGCGACTGGAAATCTGCACCCGCGATCGCGTCCTGGATGCCCTCGGCCTTGTTCACCGCCAGCCACACCGGGCGCCCGGTCACCCGCAGCCGTGCGGCAATCTCACGATCCAGCGGCGTCAGCCCGGTGCGATAGTCGACCAGGAACAGGATCGCGTCCGCCTCGTCGATCGCCTGCTCGGTCTGCCGCGCCATCTCGCGCACGATGCCCTCGCGCACGACCGGCTCGAAGCCACCGGTATCGACCACCAGGAACTGCCGGCCGCTGAACGATCCACGTCCATAGTGCCTGTCCCGGGTCAGGCCGGGGAAATCGGCCACCAGTGCATCGCGCGACTGGGTCAGCCGGTTGAAGAGTGTGGACTTTCCGACATTGGGGCGGCCGACCAGGACCAGGGTAGGTTGCATCGGGTCAGGCGACCACGCCCATTGCGTACACACCGCCACTGCGGGTCTGGATCACGAAGCCGCGATCCACCGGCCGGGCTTCGATCGAGATCGCGCTACCGTCCGTCGGGATCCTGGCCATGAAGCTGCCGTCTTCGGGATCCAGCAGGTGCACGAAGCCCTGGTAGTCGCCGACCACCAGCGCCTGGCCGATGATCCGCGGCGCGCCCACGTTGCGCAGCTGCAGTGCTGCCTGGCGCCACAGGCTGGCACCGCTGGCACGGTCGAGCGCATGTATCACGCTGCGGTCGTCCACCACGTACACCGTGCGTGAACCGAGGGCCAGCCCGGCGATGCTCGAAATGTCGCGAGACCAGGCGAGCGTACCGCGCTGTGCATCGAAGCAGGCGACGCGCCCCTGAAAGGCCGCCGCGCACACCTCATTGTTGTCGAAGGCCGGGACGCTGGTGATCTCGACCACGCGTTCGAGTTCGGTAGCGCCGCGTGGCAGCGCCACTGCGACGTCCAGCCCGACCAGGCCTGTCTTGAGGTCGAGGCCGACCAGGCGACCATTGCCGAAACCGGCGAACAGCGCACCGCGCGAAACGGTGAAGCCGACGTGCGTGCGCACGGACAGGGTCGGTGCCGCACCGCGCTGGTAAACCCAGCGCTGCCGGCCGGTATCGGCCTCCAGGCCCCAGATCCGGGAGTCGCCGGTGCGCACCAGCACCAGACCGTCGGTGATCAACGGTGCGGCGAGAACCTCGCTCGAAAGGCGGACCTCCCAGGCGAGCTTGCCCGCCTGCGTGTAGACCTGCACCTCGCCGTTCTGCCCGCCGACCGCAACCAGGCCGTTGCCCGCACCCACACCGCCGGCTGTCGGCCGGATTACCTGCTGGCGCCAGCCGAGCTTGCCGGTGGCCGATTCGAACGCAGCCAGATTGCCGTCGGTGCCAATCGCGAAGACCATCCCGCCATCGACCGCGGGCGTGTACACGTAGCGCCCGGAACTGCCGACGTTGCCCTGCCATAGCACGCGCAAGGGCAGCTTCGCCTGGAACGGCACCAGCACCGCCGGACGCAGGCGCGGATCGACCTTGCGTCCGAACAGGCTGTCGTATGCCCCGCCCACCGTGCCACAACCAGCGAACGCGGCCGGCGCAAGGGTTGCAGCCGACAGCGCACGCAGCAGGCTGCGCCGCGCCGGGCGCGCGAGGGCTGGTGATGCGGTCTTGGTGGATATCGTCCGGCGCATGGGGTTCACCTCGCCTCGCCCAGCGCATCGAGCTTCAGCTGAACCAGATTGCGGTACGGACTCTTCTCTTCGAGCTTGTCGAACGCGAGCTGGTACGCATTACGCGCGGCATTCGCATCGCCCTGCGCGAGCAGCACATCCCCGCGCAGGTCGAGAAAAAGCGCATCGAATGCGCTGCCGCGCTTGGTATCGAGCACGCGCAGCGCGGCCACGAGGTCGCGGTCGTCGACCAGTACCGCCGCGAGCCGCAGCCGCGCGAGGTCGCGGAACTCGTCCTGCTTCGCGTTGGCGATCGCCCATTCGAGACGGGTGCGCGCCGCCTTGGTGTCGCCACCCTCGAAGTCGAGCCGGGCCGCGATCAGTGCCGCGAGCACCGCATACCCGGTGCCAGGATACTTGTCGGT encodes:
- a CDS encoding tetratricopeptide repeat protein, coding for MAHFDLEQQEQIDAIKTWWERHGNLVTVVVVVVALATAGLSGWRWYQNRQTEGASLLYLAVQEGLQGNNQTRVREAAAQLTDKYPGTGYAVLAALIAARLDFEGGDTKAARTRLEWAIANAKQDEFRDLARLRLAAVLVDDRDLVAALRVLDTKRGSAFDALFLDLRGDVLLAQGDANAARNAYQLAFDKLEEKSPYRNLVQLKLDALGEAR
- the bamB gene encoding outer membrane protein assembly factor BamB, whose protein sequence is MRRTISTKTASPALARPARRSLLRALSAATLAPAAFAGCGTVGGAYDSLFGRKVDPRLRPAVLVPFQAKLPLRVLWQGNVGSSGRYVYTPAVDGGMVFAIGTDGNLAAFESATGKLGWRQQVIRPTAGGVGAGNGLVAVGGQNGEVQVYTQAGKLAWEVRLSSEVLAAPLITDGLVLVRTGDSRIWGLEADTGRQRWVYQRGAAPTLSVRTHVGFTVSRGALFAGFGNGRLVGLDLKTGLVGLDVAVALPRGATELERVVEITSVPAFDNNEVCAAAFQGRVACFDAQRGTLAWSRDISSIAGLALGSRTVYVVDDRSVIHALDRASGASLWRQAALQLRNVGAPRIIGQALVVGDYQGFVHLLDPEDGSFMARIPTDGSAISIEARPVDRGFVIQTRSGGVYAMGVVA